Within the Bacteroidota bacterium genome, the region AATATTTATTTATTTATTAATGAATGATAAAAACTTGTACCACTTATTTGCAATGAAGAATCATCGAGTTCAAAAATTTCTCCGATAGTTTTAGCTAAATCAGCGAACGATTCACGTATACCTAAATTGATACCAACTTTATCATCCGGTGAATAACAGAGTATCGGAACATACTCACGCGAATGATCGGTGCTCGGAGTTATCGGATCGTTACCGTGGTCTGCTGTGAGTATCAACCATTCGCCGTCGCTCAAAGTTTCCGCAATTTTAGGTAAAGCCAAATCAAATTCTTCCAGAGCATTTGCAAAACCTAATGGATCATTTCGATGACCGTATAATTGGTCGAAATCAACTAAATTCGCAATAATCAGTCCCGATTTATTTTTTTTACTTTGTTCAATTATTGAACGGACACCTTCAGCATTGGATTTCGTGTGAATAATTTCGGATAATCCTCTTCCGGCAAACAAGTCGTCAATTTTTCCGATACCGATAGTTGGGATATTTTTGTTTTTCAAAATATCCAACAATGTATCTCCATGAGGCGCAACCGAAAAATCGCGTCTGTTTCCTGTTCGTTTATAATTGCCAGGATCACCAGCAAAGGGACGTGCAATTATCCGCCCTACTAAGTGTTTGCCAATACAAACTTGCGTTCTCGATATTTCACAGATTTCATAGAGTCTTTCGAGCGGTATAGTTTGCTCATGTGCAGCTATCTGAAAAACAGAATCTGCCGATGTGTAAATAATCGGAAAACCTGTCCGCTGATGTTCTTCACCTAAATCATTTATAATATCAGTACCTGAAGCTGCCTTATTTCCTAAATATCCTTTTGAGTTTGTAGCTGATAAAAATTTTTCCAATAAATCATCAGGAAATCCGTTCGGGTATGTAAGAAACTCTTTTTCAGTAATTACACCCAATAATTCCCAATGCCCTGTGGTGCTATCTTTACCTTTCGACTTTGCCGCCATTTTTCCAAAGGAAGCATTCGGTTGTTCAGACGGCGGTACAAACTTAATTGGTATAATATTCCCAAGACCAAATTTTTGTAAATTCGGGAGGTTGAGGCTGGCAACATTGTCAGATAAATTAGCGAGTGTGTTGCTGCCTTCATCCTTATACAAATTTGCATCCGGTAATTCGCCTACACCGACTCCGTCAAGGATAACAAGAATAACCTTTTTATGCAAAGTTTATCCTGGACTAAGAATAAACCTCTTTTTCGTTGCACTTACAAATCTGAAGACGTTTTTGATTGAATTTCCAAGAGCCTGTATTCGCTAACATGCTTGATATAATCAAAATCGGTTCAGTCATAGATTCACATTTAGGACATTTACGTCCCCGTTGTTTTGCAGCTTTCGCCGCTTTGTCAGCAAATGATTGTTGTTTTGCCATTTATAATTTTCTCCTATTAATATTTCTTATGTTATTTAAAAAACTCTAACTGTGTTTCCACCACTCTCGGTGGCTTTTTGCAGAACTAATGACGTATTTTTGATTAGTTCTTCTTTCGTCATTCCTTCGCTCGCACCGGAGACCCCGATGCTGAGTGTAACAGAAAAACTTTTATTCTCAAATGTTACCACGACCGAAGCGATTGTTTTGCGAATTTTTTCAGCCCATAAATATGCCTCATTGGCTGGCGTGCGTATTAATGCAATTCCGAACCGGTCTTTGTTTAACCTTCCGACAAGGTCGTATTGCCTGACACTGCTACGAATGACCTTTGATAAGGTTACGAGCAAATGATTGATACCGTTTTGACCATAACGAACGAGTAATTCGGGGTAATTATCCACACATAAAAACAATAAAGATAAATCTTCACCGAAATCGTCGGCTCTGGATAATTCGTCATTATATTTTTCGTTCCAGAATTTTTTCGAATAAACGCCCGTCAATTCATCGACGATTACATACTCGTCGATTATTTTGTTCATATAAAAAACTTCTAGAGCGGCGGCGGCATTTTCTGTAAGCCGGTATAATACTTCGATATCCTGTTTCGAGAAATTATATTTATCTTTGCTCTCGACGTTTAATGCACCATAGCATTTATTCATCGAACTAATCGGTATCGAAATGAACGAACCGGAATTGTTTATTTTTTCGGCTTCAAAATATCGACATCTGTTTTGCGATCCTATATCTTCTATCAATTCGTGCGAATTATTTTTTATAACTTCACCGACTATACTCGAATGAAAATCAATTGTAGTATCAGGTCGAATATAAATTTCGCCGCTACGGTTTATAACTTTTTGGACAGTCCAAATCTGTTTCACTTCGTCCTGCATCACGACCGAGATGAAATCCCATTTCAGTAATTTTGTGGATTCATCAACAAGCGATTGCGAGATTGTTGAGACAGTTAAATCTGCCTTTATCTTCTCTTGAAAACGATGTATTGCATTCAAAAGTTCGGCATCAAGAAGTAAGTCATATTTATCGGTATAACTTTTAATTAATCCCGAAATCAATTTTGTACACTGTCCCAGTAGAAGCAATGTTTCATAACCGAACGCTTCTTCGGTTTTACTATCTATTGCAACAACGGCAACAGCTTCATCGACTGATTTATTTGCTACTAAATTTTTAAAGAATACCGGTACACCGACAAACGATTTTATGAATTGCGGCTGGGAATAATAAGCAATCAATTCGTGTTCGGAAACAGGATTAACTCGTGTAATGATTTCGGGCTTCGATTGTAGAGCGATTTTGCTTACGATATCATGCCCGATATTAAAACGACGGGAATCTAAGAAGTAATGACTGTCTGTAATTTTTTCTTCACAAACCATTTGTTGTTTTTCCTGGTTTGCCCAGAAAAAAGCTACAGTGTGGGCAAAAGTAACTTCTTTAATTACTGCAAGAACTTTATTCAATAAGTAATCAAATTCAGTTCGCGGTTCTGAACCACCTTTGTAAACATCAGCGTTCACATCAAAAAAATCGGAAACCTGAAACTCACGAACAGCTTGCTTCGCCTCAGGTTTTAAAGGTTTGTTAACCATAACTTTTTTCCCCTCTTTTGGAGTTTGAGGTGCCACGGTTTTATTCTTCGAACGGACTACCACATCATCGTCAATTTCCTTGACCACACATTTCCCCAGTCGGTCGCTTTGGAAATCATCGAATACTAGTTTTTTCATCTCGTTTTCTTCCTCTGATGTTCTTACTTCTAAAATATCCTCGGATTGTTTAGCATCCTGAAACATTGTAGCTGTTAGTTCTTTCTGCTTAAACATAATTGATAAAATGAATAAACAAACAGCCGTGCAAAATATAAATGTAAATATAGATTTTCCAAACAGATCGTCAATCCAAAAAGTTATACTGATGGTTGAGAGTCCCACCAATAAAATCAACCCATCAATATTCTGAATAAATCGAAAAACCTTGTCCCAATGCGATTGGGTTGTTAAATTCAACATAGTTTTTTGATTGAAAATACTATCGAAAATCGGCTTAATTTAAACAATATTACAAACAAAGTCAACAAAATCATTGATATTTATCCAATAACAATATTTGATTAAGGATTTTTAGCATAAATAAGGTATTTTTGAGCGTTTTTTTTAAAGCCCTCCATACCGACTTTGGAGAACTTTTCGACAGCTTTTCGACCATTTTTAATATTTAAGTTCTCAAGAACCTTCTTATCGCCTATTAATTTATCGAAAAAGTTACGATTATATTTTAAAGAATCAGGATAAAATTTTTGAATTATCTGAATCACATAAAGGAAAGTTTCAACAGGTTTATATTTTTGTCTATCCAAAACTTTAAAGTAAATTCCGCTACATTTGCGATTGGCATACTTGGGGGTTGCTCCTGTAACCGAATCCGATGCGGGGGTAAATTCGATTGGTTCAAATCGAAGACCTTTCAGTTTAAGATCATTTAATTTCTTCGCTAACAATTTCCCGTCAATCCAGGGCGCCCCGATATATTCAAACGGTTTTTCAGTCCCGCGTCCTTCCGAAATATTCGTCGCTTCAAACAGACAATTTCCCGGATACACAACTGCTGTAGAAACAGTTTTCATATTTGGGGAGGGCGACACCCAAGGAAGTTTTGTTCCATCAAAATACATTTTCCGTTTCCAATTTTCCATCGGAATTACAGTTAAATCATTTTGAATATTTTTATCAATCCAATTTTCGCCGACTGCCATTTTTGCAATTTCACCCAACGTCAAACCATGGCGAATAGGAATAGGGAAAAAACCAACTGCTGATTTCAAATTTACATCGAGTAGAGGTCCTTCAACATCAACACCATTTATAGGGTTGGGACGGTCGAGCAATATAAACCGGATTTTATTTTCCGCAGCCGCCTGCATTGCATAAGCCATCGTAACATTGTAAGTATAAAACCGTGCCCCAACATCTTGTAAATCAAATAGTAATACTTCGATTCCCTGAAGCATTTCCGGAGTTGGTTTGAGTGTTTTTCCATACAACGAATATATTTTTATACCGGTTATAGAATCTGTTTGGTCTTGAACTTTTATACCAGCAGGTACTCTGCCTCGTATGCCATGTTCAGGACTGAATAATGCCACTATATCTATATTCTTTTTTAGAAGTGAATCAACAATGTGAACACCGTTGGATAGCAAAGACGTATGGTTGCAAATTACTCCGACGCGCTTCCCCGAAATTTTCTCATAATATTTTTCGAAGAATACATCAGCCCCGTATCTAACCTTGCTTTGTTGCGAATAGAGTAGAACGTTGCCCGAAAGATAAATAAATAAAAACGTCAGTACATTATATAGCGCTTTTGTGAACAAGTTATATTTTATCCATCGCTAAAATCCATGCAGCGAGTGTCATTCCGTCCCATATTTCATTTGATTTAATCTTGGAATCAATCTCTTTCCTACTCAAAATAATCCTTTCAAATTCTTCTGTATCATCGTGAGAGATATTAATAGGTGTTAGACTACGTGCTATGAAAACATTGCACATTTCGTCTGTTACACCGTTATAGGGATTATAAGTGCCTGCAAAAGTCAATTCACCCGCTTTTAAGCCGGCTTCTTCTGCCAATTCTTGAGCTGCCATTTCCTCGATAGTAGCACCGTCGGCGATGCTACCGCAAGGAAATTCAAGACTTTCTTTTCCGGCGAGGTAACGATATTGTTTGACCATCAAAATATTACCGTCGTCGAAAACCGGAATTATTAAACTCGACCCATTCGTGTGGACATAGTGATACTCACCCAATTTCCCTGAGGGAAGTTGAACCTCATCAACTAAATAAGTCCACCAATTATTCGGAATGTTATTTATCTGCTTTAATTTTTTCCATGGTTTCAGTTTCATATAAC harbors:
- a CDS encoding DUF1343 domain-containing protein is translated as MFTKALYNVLTFLFIYLSGNVLLYSQQSKVRYGADVFFEKYYEKISGKRVGVICNHTSLLSNGVHIVDSLLKKNIDIVALFSPEHGIRGRVPAGIKVQDQTDSITGIKIYSLYGKTLKPTPEMLQGIEVLLFDLQDVGARFYTYNVTMAYAMQAAAENKIRFILLDRPNPINGVDVEGPLLDVNLKSAVGFFPIPIRHGLTLGEIAKMAVGENWIDKNIQNDLTVIPMENWKRKMYFDGTKLPWVSPSPNMKTVSTAVVYPGNCLFEATNISEGRGTEKPFEYIGAPWIDGKLLAKKLNDLKLKGLRFEPIEFTPASDSVTGATPKYANRKCSGIYFKVLDRQKYKPVETFLYVIQIIQKFYPDSLKYNRNFFDKLIGDKKVLENLNIKNGRKAVEKFSKVGMEGFKKNAQKYLIYAKNP
- a CDS encoding NUDIX hydrolase — protein: MKLKPWKKLKQINNIPNNWWTYLVDEVQLPSGKLGEYHYVHTNGSSLIIPVFDDGNILMVKQYRYLAGKESLEFPCGSIADGATIEEMAAQELAEEAGLKAGELTFAGTYNPYNGVTDEMCNVFIARSLTPINISHDDTEEFERIILSRKEIDSKIKSNEIWDGMTLAAWILAMDKI
- a CDS encoding phosphopentomutase; this translates as MHKKVILVILDGVGVGELPDANLYKDEGSNTLANLSDNVASLNLPNLQKFGLGNIIPIKFVPPSEQPNASFGKMAAKSKGKDSTTGHWELLGVITEKEFLTYPNGFPDDLLEKFLSATNSKGYLGNKAASGTDIINDLGEEHQRTGFPIIYTSADSVFQIAAHEQTIPLERLYEICEISRTQVCIGKHLVGRIIARPFAGDPGNYKRTGNRRDFSVAPHGDTLLDILKNKNIPTIGIGKIDDLFAGRGLSEIIHTKSNAEGVRSIIEQSKKNKSGLIIANLVDFDQLYGHRNDPLGFANALEEFDLALPKIAETLSDGEWLILTADHGNDPITPSTDHSREYVPILCYSPDDKVGINLGIRESFADLAKTIGEIFELDDSSLQISGTSFYHSLINK
- a CDS encoding diguanylate cyclase, encoding MLNLTTQSHWDKVFRFIQNIDGLILLVGLSTISITFWIDDLFGKSIFTFIFCTAVCLFILSIMFKQKELTATMFQDAKQSEDILEVRTSEEENEMKKLVFDDFQSDRLGKCVVKEIDDDVVVRSKNKTVAPQTPKEGKKVMVNKPLKPEAKQAVREFQVSDFFDVNADVYKGGSEPRTEFDYLLNKVLAVIKEVTFAHTVAFFWANQEKQQMVCEEKITDSHYFLDSRRFNIGHDIVSKIALQSKPEIITRVNPVSEHELIAYYSQPQFIKSFVGVPVFFKNLVANKSVDEAVAVVAIDSKTEEAFGYETLLLLGQCTKLISGLIKSYTDKYDLLLDAELLNAIHRFQEKIKADLTVSTISQSLVDESTKLLKWDFISVVMQDEVKQIWTVQKVINRSGEIYIRPDTTIDFHSSIVGEVIKNNSHELIEDIGSQNRCRYFEAEKINNSGSFISIPISSMNKCYGALNVESKDKYNFSKQDIEVLYRLTENAAAALEVFYMNKIIDEYVIVDELTGVYSKKFWNEKYNDELSRADDFGEDLSLLFLCVDNYPELLVRYGQNGINHLLVTLSKVIRSSVRQYDLVGRLNKDRFGIALIRTPANEAYLWAEKIRKTIASVVVTFENKSFSVTLSIGVSGASEGMTKEELIKNTSLVLQKATESGGNTVRVF